The nucleotide window CGATTTTCTTCCAGCAGTTTCCTAAGCACAGTGAACTGGAAAAAGGTCCGGCTCCTATATTCCATGGAGTCAACACTCGTTAATATATCACTTACTATTTCTTTCCCGAGATAATTGTTAACGTATTCAGCTAATGCAGGCTTGAGGCACAGCTCGCAGAAGTGCCTGGCCCTGGTTTGACACTCATCCTTCTCTTGGAATATACTTTCAAACGTTGCAAAGTACTGAGATTTTAAAGATTCCAGGCAGAGATTCGGATCATTCTTTTGGACAAAGTCTTCGTGCATCTTCTGGAACATTGGAGCTGCTCGGCCCAAAATGAGAAGCTTCAGGTCCAACTCAAAGTCATCTGTGGTGTGAAGCATTTCAACATCTTTCTGTTGAAGCCTTTCATTGATCACATTCAGCAACTCCTGACAAAAGGTGTCATGATAGTCCTCTTTGGTACTGACCTTCTCTTTAACATAATTGTTACATTTATTTAATAAGAATTCAACAAGGTTATCAGTTTTAAAGTGACAATCTTTTATATAATATTCCCTACGTCCTGCAGCTTTGTACCAGACACTTTCAGCAGATTTCTGGTACCACAGAAGATCGATGTGCTCATCTTTCATTGTGAAACAGCCCTGAGCGTAGTCTGCTAGATGTTTTATACCAAGCAGTCTCTCATTAATAGAACCACTCTTACTGGTCATATCTTTTTTTAATTGCTGTTGCATGTCTTGGTCAACATTGTGTTTTGTTAAAGTACGGAGCTGGAAGCCTGAGAATGTATTGTTCCACATGCTCTCAAACTCCGACTTCAGCTCAATGTCATTCAGATCTCGCTGTCTCCTTCTGCAGTTGTCTACAAGCCGGCTAACTTTCTCTTCAATTGTTTTGACATATCTATCCTGGATCATTTCTATCTCGTGCTTTCCTTTTTGAATGCGAATAGCCTCCGAACACTTTCTGCTTAAATACTCTTCAAGCTCATTCCTGAGATACTTCACACTCCTGAAGAAGTCTTCTCTGTACCTTTGTACAAGATGCATATTTTCAGACCCACTTTCAAAGTACGTTTCCAACGATCCCAGCATATTTTTTTCCTCTTTCTCCAGTATCTGATACATACTGAATTTGAAAGTATCACTGCTTTGCATTTCTCGATTTTCTGCTGACTGATTCCTGATGACATTTTTTGTCTCAATAATCCAGTTGTGCATCTCTTTGCGGAAGTCCCACTCCAGCTGTGAGTATTTTATGGACAGTTGGTTATAAGCCTCGGCTACCAGGCTGTTTCTGAAGCTGAAGATGAATTTCTCATGTTTCACAGCATTCCACAAACTTTTAACCCACTCAATAAATGCACGGATATTCTGGGGGCTCTGAGACTGTAATCTGGTTTTCATGAATTCAAACAAATAATTTTTCAGCTCAAAAATATTTTCGCTGTATCCGGAGTTTACTGGAGCCATGGGTGGGACACCGTTCCAGAGGCCAGGAATGTACCAGTTGTGGTTCTCAATATCATAGTCCATAATGTCACAGAAGGTTGTGATTCCACACTTTTTTTCCATCTTTGCTGCAGCTTTTGTCATTTCATTCAGCTGCTCCAGGAGTTTCTTTCTGGCTCTCATGTTCTTGTCATGAGCCGACACGTCGCTCACATTCTGATGCACAAACTGACAGTTGGGTTTCTTTCCTATTTCTCTCATCCTAAGAAATGCATGGACCACAATCTGCAAAATATCTTTCATTTCTGCTGTATTTTCCATGGCCATGTTCACTATGGTGATGTCACTTAACCCAACCACTAGTGTCGCCAACTCATTGTCATGTTCATAACTGTCCTCCCGAGAAGCCAATTCAGGAGCTTTCAAACCTTCAGTGTCAATCACCAGAATAAAGTCACAGCCCAGCTCCTCCTGGAAGTTTTCTTTCACTTTAATAAGTGTCATGAAGGCTCCTCGTGTGCAGCGTCCACTGGCCACGGGGAACTGCAAACCAAACATGGTGTTCAGAAGGGTAGATTTCCCCGTGCTCTGCACTCCCAGCACAGTTATTACTCTCATCCTGCATCTTCCTCTCGTCTTGTTGTCCAGCTCAGTCAGGACGTCCGTTACCCACTGCAGGGGGATGTTGGAGGCATCCCCATCAATCAACTCCAATGGGAACCCGTCCAGCAGGAGATCAGCAGCTGCTCCCGGTAATCTGGTAAATTGTCTCTCGTTTCCCTGAATTTCTCCTTCTCTCACCATGGAGCATTCAGCTTCATAAAACTGTCCTACCTCCCGAAAAAAGTGTTCAATTCCCAACGAGCTGTCAGATATTCTCTGATCCAGTTCCTTTAGTTCTTTCATGTTAGTTGACAAGTTGTAGCATTTCTTCTTGTATTCATCCTGTAACACAGACAGATTGTTTCTAGCAACTGAATCAAGATCAAACTTCATCCATTTCAGGAAATAATGTTTCTCTACCGGAGACAAGTCAGTGATTGCTTCTATAAATGTCTTCATGCCACCGGGAAGATCGTGCTGATTTTGCTCCTTATGTAGCTCAGACCGTTTCTTGATGAGCTTTGCTCTGTAATCTTCTCCATTATAATTCCCTTGTTTTCTCATTCTACAAAGCTCTTTTTCATTTTCACTCAGTTGTTTCCACAGATCTCCCTGTAGTTGCATTGTCTCCTTCTTATACTGCACCACATACTTTATCCCTTTAGTAATTTTCAGGGCGTGTTCTCGGGCTTCCTGACATTCTGCCGAGCTCTCGTCTACCTGGATGCCAAGTCCTTTGGCCGTCTTGGTCATATCCACCAGTTTCACTGGTTTTATGGGATCCGTAATAACATTTCTAATAAGACCTTGTACTTGCTTGACCATTTCAGCTTCATTAGCCGTTGTGCTCTTCACTAAGACATTTCTGTTCATTTTTAGCACTGGAAAATACTTTTTTAGGGAATCCTTGGTCTCTGCATTGACACTTTTGCCATCGGTTggacaaataataaaataatagttTGTATTTGCCTCTCCAGAATTTGATAgtaatttgcattgcttctcccgaAAACTTTCAGCAAATACAAACACTGCTGATGACACTTGTGTTAAAAAGCTGAACTGTTTCCAGTTAGACTCCAGGTCTCCCCGCAGATTGGTAACCGCAATGGGTTCTGGGAAAATGTCTGACTTCCCTCTGCCCCCAGGAAAATACCAGGAGATTTCCACTAACCCATCGGAGATTTTCCGTGGACTATACCCACACTCGAGGTCCCGATGGACAAAGAAATGGTGCGCGTGAGCCGGGCTGAGAACTTGATTCAGGAATTTAGACTTGGAAAAGTTACATTCCCCCAGCCTCACAAAAGAGAAGGTTGGCATAGGTATGTGCACCAAGCTGTCTTCTCTAAACCCTTTACTCTCTGCTAATGATTGAGGTCTCCACCTCTTCCCAATATCTCTCATTGCCCACAGCATCAAGGTGCAGTCTGGGCCATCACCAGCAGGGAGCAGCAGGGGGACAGCAAACTGGCACATGGTCATTTTTGACACAATCTCCTGCTGCAGAAAGCTGTCTGAGCAATGCAGGAGAGCGCACAGAACATCCAGGGGGTGGCTGGAGTTAGATGTGTCAGTCTCATAAGCAAAATCAAAAGCCTCGTGCTGTTCCTCATCCTCACTGTTGCCACTAGTTCCCAAGTCCGGTGCACAGTGGTCTAGTCGTGTGTTCCTGGCGGTTTCATCCAAAGCAACCAGTTTCCGTAGGAAACGCCACGGTTCACATGCTGAAGTCTTCAGATCAAGTCCATGCACACACTCTTCCCCAATATGCAGCACGTCCTTCAGGGAGAGCTTACAGGTTCTGTAGTCTTCCAGCTGCATCTGCGACAGTAGTTCATCCAGTGGTTTTCTTTTGCCTGAGTGAGGAAATTAAAGTTGTATTACTTCCTCCTATAAAAGGCGTTAGTTACCGGTCTGCCAGCCCAGCATTACTCTAGGAGAGACCCGTGGGATATTACATTATAACATAGCATTGTGCTATTCAAAGCTACATCTCCTAAAACCAAACAGATCTCTGCTGCTTAATACACACATTGCATGTAATATAAACACCGACTTGTGTTACCGTCACGTACACGCATCGGGGTGAGGATTAGGGATTATTATATGGACGGTGCGTGCTAGGTATATTATTCAGTAGCTCTAATAATTCCGTTGGGAAAACAGAAGGAAGGAGCTTGTGCTTCTGTGCCCCAgcctgctgctcctgctgctcccCGGGCCTCTCATTTTTAGGGTTCCTTTTGTGTCTGTCTATACAGATGTTCTATCCCagaggcgctcaactccagtcctcaaacgcCCCCAACGGGACACGTTTTAAGGATCTCTcactttcagcacaggtggctcaatcagtggctccgtgctgaagctgggactgattgtggctccgtgctgaagcagggatatccttaaaacctgacctgttgggggcgctggaggaccagagttgagaacccctgttcctgccccctcttcctcttgCACTGCCTATTACAAACAGATGGTATTACCCCTTACTCACCCTGCAGAAATGGGGCTAGCCACGGAAATGGGGGCGCCCTCTTTTCCAAGTAGTGGAGGAATTCCTGGCAGGCCGACTCTCCTTTCCGAAGCACTATCTGTATCAACATTGTATTTCTCGCCCGTGGCTCAGGCGTGGATTTTAACCGAAACTGTTCCTCTCGCGTGAAGGACAGGTCCTTCCACGCCACGTCCATCTGTAAtatctcctcacactcattctgcAAACTACGCAGCGTCCGAGACGCTCTTCCACCAGTTTCCATGGCGCCCGCGGACTTCTAGCTCTGAAACACAACAACAAGAGAGGTTTAAAAGTGCAATAAACAAAGGGGAAAAGGAAGGTGTTTGAGAAAGACGCACAAAATCAAAGCCAAGAGGCACTCCCaggcattttattaataaagaattgaatcagggggtctgcggagatgaaccccattaatttcagctctggggaccccctacttccagagatacagatcactgaagggggcgccggtatctcctacAGCTCTCTGCAGTTTACCGCGTCctcgtcacacgggccaatgggaagcggctcctgatgacgtcacagcgtcctcgtcacacgggccaatgggaagcggcacctgatgacgtcacggcttcctattggcccactagGGCCCGGCAGCTTTGAAAAGCCGACATATAGTGAGCcccagagcagctaccggcacccactacagaGGTATCTTCAGAAGcggggggttcccggagctgaaattaatggggttcagcgctggagagcccctgcttcaattctgtattaaaaaaaaaattaaagggggaaaaaaaaaacagctgagattgcccctttaaaatcattcaatttatttatttataaaatattttaccaggaagtaatacagtgagagttacctctcgttctcacgcatgtcctgggcacagagttataacgtgttacaggcagtaatacagtgagagttacctctcgttctcacgcatgtcctgggcacagagttataacatgttacaagcagtaatacagtgagagttacctctcgttttcatgaatgtcctgggcacagagttataacgtgtgttacaggcagtaatacagtgagagttacctctcgttttcatgaatgtcctgggcacagagttataacgtgttacaggcagtaatacagtgagagttacctctcgttctcacgcatgtcctgggcacagagttataacatgtgttacaggcagtaatacagtgagagttacctctcgttctcacgcatgtcctgggcacagagttataacatgtgttacaggcagtaatacagtgagagttacctctcgttctcacgcatgtcctgggcacagagatacaacgtgtgttacaggcagtaatacagtgagagttacctctcgttttcatgaatgtcctgggcacagagttataacgtgttacaggcagtaatacagtgagagttacctctcgttctcacgcatgtcctgggcacagagttataacgtgttacaggaagtaatacagtgagagttacctctcgttctcacgcatgtcctgggcacagagttataacgtgttacaggaagtaatacagtgagagttacctctcgttctcacgcatgtcctgggcacagagttaagacaaataatacatgttatgTAATTCAATGTCTTGTGGGGGTAATTTAATGAGGCAAcattgtgggtctaatgatcgccttgatcacgttgactttgctcttgatgggcatggtccttgtcttcagcagagggtacagtgctgccagcttggttgttgccttctgttgaatcttctcaatgtggtttctccagcttagcttgctatctaggattacacctaggtaagagctgtttggctcccatttgacagcctctccgttgagggtgattggcgggtgtgccttgatcctctttttggtaaacagtgtagctgtagtcttgctggagttcagtcctacttgccagtcgctgtaccatgttgatagcatgtctagtgctttctggatgttcttagctacttctttctctctgaaggactgggagatgactgccacatcgtctgcgtagagtgccagttgagtcttgtggaggtctgtggggatgtcattcatgaagaggttgaacaggaatggtcccaggactgatccctgtggcacgcctgcgcggatggggcgtgttgttgagagctcttcccgcacagccacgtggaaggtgcgctcccgcaagtagcttgcagtcagcttaatcaggtagtttgggaatttcaggttgatcattttgtgcagtagtccttcatgccaaactctgtcaaacgctttggccacgtccaagaagacaactccagt belongs to Ascaphus truei isolate aAscTru1 chromosome 11, aAscTru1.hap1, whole genome shotgun sequence and includes:
- the LOC142463577 gene encoding up-regulator of cell proliferation-like, which codes for METGGRASRTLRSLQNECEEILQMDVAWKDLSFTREEQFRLKSTPEPRARNTMLIQIVLRKGESACQEFLHYLEKRAPPFPWLAPFLQGKRKPLDELLSQMQLEDYRTCKLSLKDVLHIGEECVHGLDLKTSACEPWRFLRKLVALDETARNTRLDHCAPDLGTSGNSEDEEQHEAFDFAYETDTSNSSHPLDVLCALLHCSDSFLQQEIVSKMTMCQFAVPLLLPAGDGPDCTLMLWAMRDIGKRWRPQSLAESKGFREDSLVHIPMPTFSFVRLGECNFSKSKFLNQVLSPAHAHHFFVHRDLECGYSPRKISDGLVEISWYFPGGRGKSDIFPEPIAVTNLRGDLESNWKQFSFLTQVSSAVFVFAESFREKQCKLLSNSGEANTNYYFIICPTDGKSVNAETKDSLKKYFPVLKMNRNVLVKSTTANEAEMVKQVQGLIRNVITDPIKPVKLVDMTKTAKGLGIQVDESSAECQEAREHALKITKGIKYVVQYKKETMQLQGDLWKQLSENEKELCRMRKQGNYNGEDYRAKLIKKRSELHKEQNQHDLPGGMKTFIEAITDLSPVEKHYFLKWMKFDLDSVARNNLSVLQDEYKKKCYNLSTNMKELKELDQRISDSSLGIEHFFREVGQFYEAECSMVREGEIQGNERQFTRLPGAAADLLLDGFPLELIDGDASNIPLQWVTDVLTELDNKTRGRCRMRVITVLGVQSTGKSTLLNTMFGLQFPVASGRCTRGAFMTLIKVKENFQEELGCDFILVIDTEGLKAPELASREDSYEHDNELATLVVGLSDITIVNMAMENTAEMKDILQIVVHAFLRMREIGKKPNCQFVHQNVSDVSAHDKNMRARKKLLEQLNEMTKAAAKMEKKCGITTFCDIMDYDIENHNWYIPGLWNGVPPMAPVNSGYSENIFELKNYLFEFMKTRLQSQSPQNIRAFIEWVKSLWNAVKHEKFIFSFRNSLVAEAYNQLSIKYSQLEWDFRKEMHNWIIETKNVIRNQSAENREMQSSDTFKFSMYQILEKEEKNMLGSLETYFESGSENMHLVQRYREDFFRSVKYLRNELEEYLSRKCSEAIRIQKGKHEIEMIQDRYVKTIEEKVSRLVDNCRRRQRDLNDIELKSEFESMWNNTFSGFQLRTLTKHNVDQDMQQQLKKDMTSKSGSINERLLGIKHLADYAQGCFTMKDEHIDLLWYQKSAESVWYKAAGRREYYIKDCHFKTDNLVEFLLNKCNNYVKEKVSTKEDYHDTFCQELLNVINERLQQKDVEMLHTTDDFELDLKLLILGRAAPMFQKMHEDFVQKNDPNLCLESLKSQYFATFESIFQEKDECQTRARHFCELCLKPALAEYVNNYLGKEIVSDILTSVDSMEYRSRTFFQFTVLRKLLEENRFDQYVEYINKYESFVKQWILKYITDKYGESRGLESLQLIILSSIFRKVRATLKHREVLGSNNVSDFLANFCKMLNKELVISQNDMKVITFQNTASIHQFSADIESFLTEAGDQIISQMNSLTIESVLSEVTLKPEDELFKKVFGCGKQCPFCKVPCEAGAADHKEHFASVHRPQGLGSYRDLETNVLCESLCSTDVVSNRSFRNSDTEEKLHPYKDYRTYYPDWAIQPDPNINASDYWKFILKEFNKQFAERYRAKPAALPEDWHKITREQALQCLKETFHMK